A portion of the Algisphaera agarilytica genome contains these proteins:
- the fliS gene encoding flagellar export chaperone FliS, protein MNNNAPNPYLRTKIMTASPEELRLLLFDGCLKFCRQGEHELKQDKPNFEAIYENFMRAQKIVLELSTSLNHDANPELCEKLSALYTYVYRLLVDANLERDVTKVGEAIQLLEYERETWQLMMQKTAAAQGDTAGTITDAGAQQTAISSLSKSA, encoded by the coding sequence ATGAACAACAACGCTCCCAATCCGTATCTCCGAACGAAGATCATGACGGCCAGCCCCGAGGAGCTGCGCCTGTTGCTCTTCGACGGCTGCCTCAAGTTCTGCCGGCAGGGCGAGCACGAGCTCAAGCAAGACAAGCCCAACTTCGAAGCGATCTACGAGAACTTCATGCGGGCTCAGAAGATCGTGCTCGAACTCAGCACCAGCCTGAACCACGACGCCAACCCCGAGCTCTGCGAGAAGCTCAGCGCGTTGTACACCTACGTCTACCGCCTGCTGGTCGATGCCAACCTCGAACGCGATGTGACGAAGGTCGGCGAAGCGATCCAGCTGCTCGAATACGAGCGCGAAACCTGGCAGCTCATGATGCAAAAAACCGCCGCCGCTCAGGGCGATACCGCCGGGACCATCACCGATGCGGGGGCCCAGCAGACCGCGATCAGCAGTCTGTCGAAGTCGGCCTAA
- the fliD gene encoding flagellar filament capping protein FliD: MGQITSSTGLISGLDTESIINQLIAIESRPKTQIEQRNSVLTAQQTAYQTVNAQLLSLRNAASRIVSDDVYDATQSSSSNEAVATVSSSVGAAVGNYSLTVRQLVGSQQTISRGFADNDATFIAPEGGVLTFNRGEARLDRETSLAELNGGAGIERGFVRITDRSGSTAVVDLTSVVTVNDVVDELNRATGVNILAEIDGDSLKITDASGQAANDLIIQDVGSGATATSLGLVGSSNTGELTGTAINTVGKDTYVSSLNDGNGIRSVSGVDDLNITTNGGGSFDINLSNALTLEDVIDTIETATGGDVTATFNTDGTGLTLTDNTGNGPGFAVTGLNDSKAALDLGILGSDDNSDGDIVGNRVISSINSKLLGALRGGRGLLAFGGDPFAPLDTTTNLADLFQGTGVTTVAGNDIDITLRDDADTTFGIDLDGLTTVQDFIDAVDTATSGNATVTIDGQSLVITDNTGGSGNFIVANAGNSSAVSELGLGVNAGVTSVSSRDLDPAGVSGTGAVIDITNSAGSLTSVDLSGAQSIDDILDIINAAGAGVRAELNNAGTGFKLTDTAGGLGDLTIADGTGGVLATQLGLTGVYEDGEVDAGPLGFQYVNEGSRLDNLGITRGRFTIRDSDGRTATVDLTQGNEQTIGDVITEINSRGLAIVARVNDSGDGLILEDTGSGAVGISIAEDGSTTAADLGILGEYAAGANIDGSFRQTITVDSTDTLQSLALKITNAKIGVSATVINDGSPGAPYRLSLSSDKAGTGGAFTLDDGGLGLDVNNVASAQDAVVFYGGDDPASALVVTSRSNTVDNLIDGVSISLLATSDDPIQITISDDPAAITSAAEAFVSSFNGLVDSINEFDSYNAETEERGLLLGDSALSRLRTSIYNAVIGANGGLTGQFNSLAQVGIRVGSGARLQLDNERFQAALASDPDGVRDLFTFQQFEVDPVTGEDTDVVVAQGVGVEIDQLLERLTDSTDGILERQVQILQDQIELNNRRIEQVDQTIAAKQERLQREFNNLEFTLAGLQDQQAALAGLSAQQAQAQQ, translated from the coding sequence ATGGGACAGATTACCTCAAGCACCGGCCTGATCAGTGGGCTGGACACCGAGAGCATCATCAATCAGCTGATCGCGATTGAGTCGCGGCCGAAGACGCAGATCGAGCAGCGCAACAGCGTGCTCACCGCGCAGCAGACCGCTTATCAGACCGTGAACGCTCAGCTGCTGTCGCTGCGTAACGCCGCGTCGCGGATCGTCTCGGATGATGTTTACGACGCGACCCAGTCTTCCAGCAGCAATGAAGCCGTGGCCACGGTGTCGTCGAGTGTGGGCGCCGCGGTGGGCAACTACTCGCTGACCGTGAGGCAACTCGTCGGCAGCCAGCAAACGATCTCGCGTGGCTTCGCGGACAACGACGCGACGTTCATCGCCCCCGAGGGCGGGGTGCTGACGTTTAACCGGGGCGAGGCACGCCTGGACCGCGAGACCAGCCTGGCTGAGCTCAACGGCGGGGCGGGGATCGAACGCGGCTTCGTCCGCATCACCGACCGCTCGGGCAGCACGGCCGTGGTCGACCTGACCTCGGTCGTCACCGTGAACGACGTGGTCGACGAACTCAACCGCGCCACCGGCGTGAACATCCTCGCGGAGATCGACGGCGACTCGCTCAAGATCACCGACGCCTCCGGACAGGCCGCCAACGACCTGATCATCCAGGACGTCGGCTCGGGCGCAACCGCCACCAGCCTCGGGTTGGTCGGCAGCTCGAACACCGGCGAACTCACCGGCACCGCGATCAACACCGTCGGCAAAGACACCTACGTCTCCAGCCTCAACGACGGCAACGGCATCCGCAGCGTCTCCGGCGTCGACGACCTGAACATCACCACCAACGGCGGCGGCAGCTTCGATATCAACCTCTCCAACGCGTTGACCCTCGAAGACGTAATCGACACCATCGAGACCGCCACGGGCGGCGACGTTACCGCTACGTTCAACACGGACGGCACCGGCCTCACTCTGACCGACAACACTGGCAACGGCCCGGGCTTCGCGGTGACCGGCCTCAACGATTCCAAAGCGGCGCTGGACCTGGGCATCCTGGGTAGCGACGACAACAGCGACGGCGATATCGTCGGCAACCGGGTGATCTCGTCGATCAACTCCAAGCTGCTCGGGGCGCTGCGGGGCGGCCGAGGCTTGCTGGCCTTCGGCGGCGACCCGTTCGCGCCGCTGGACACCACGACCAACCTCGCCGACCTGTTTCAGGGCACCGGCGTCACGACCGTCGCGGGCAACGACATCGACATCACCCTCCGTGATGATGCGGACACCACCTTCGGGATCGACCTCGACGGCCTGACCACCGTGCAGGACTTCATCGACGCCGTGGACACCGCCACTTCCGGCAACGCCACCGTCACCATCGACGGCCAGTCCCTGGTCATCACCGACAACACCGGCGGCTCGGGCAACTTCATCGTGGCCAACGCGGGGAACTCGTCCGCCGTATCGGAGTTGGGCCTCGGGGTGAACGCCGGGGTGACCTCGGTCAGCAGCCGCGACCTCGACCCCGCGGGCGTCTCGGGCACCGGCGCGGTGATCGATATCACCAACAGCGCGGGCTCGCTGACGAGCGTGGACCTGTCCGGGGCGCAGTCGATCGACGACATCCTCGACATCATCAACGCCGCGGGCGCGGGCGTCCGGGCCGAGCTCAACAACGCGGGCACCGGGTTCAAGCTGACCGACACCGCCGGGGGGTTGGGCGACCTCACGATCGCCGACGGCACGGGCGGCGTCCTCGCGACGCAGCTCGGCTTGACCGGCGTTTACGAGGACGGCGAAGTCGACGCCGGGCCGTTGGGCTTCCAATACGTCAACGAAGGTTCGCGTTTGGACAACCTGGGCATCACCCGTGGCCGGTTCACGATCCGCGACTCGGATGGACGGACCGCGACCGTCGACCTGACCCAAGGCAACGAGCAGACCATCGGCGACGTCATCACCGAAATCAACTCCCGTGGCCTGGCCATCGTGGCTCGCGTCAACGACAGCGGCGACGGCCTGATCCTCGAAGACACCGGCAGCGGGGCGGTGGGCATCAGCATCGCCGAAGACGGCTCGACCACCGCGGCCGACCTCGGCATCCTCGGCGAGTACGCCGCCGGGGCGAACATCGACGGCAGCTTCCGCCAGACGATCACCGTCGACTCCACCGACACGCTCCAGAGCCTGGCTCTGAAAATCACCAACGCCAAGATCGGCGTCAGCGCGACCGTCATCAACGACGGCTCCCCGGGCGCTCCGTACCGCCTGAGTTTGTCGTCCGACAAAGCGGGCACCGGCGGCGCCTTCACGCTCGACGACGGCGGCCTGGGACTCGACGTGAACAACGTAGCCAGTGCCCAGGACGCCGTGGTGTTTTACGGCGGCGACGACCCCGCCAGCGCTCTGGTGGTGACCTCCCGCAGCAACACCGTCGACAACCTCATCGATGGGGTATCCATCAGCCTGCTGGCGACTTCGGACGACCCGATCCAGATCACCATCAGCGACGACCCCGCCGCGATCACTTCCGCCGCCGAGGCTTTTGTGAGCAGCTTCAACGGCCTGGTCGACTCGATTAACGAATTCGACAGCTACAACGCCGAGACCGAAGAACGCGGCCTGCTGCTGGGCGACTCGGCCCTGTCGCGTCTGCGGACCTCGATCTACAACGCCGTGATCGGTGCCAATGGCGGGCTCACCGGGCAATTCAACTCGCTGGCTCAGGTCGGCATCCGTGTCGGCTCCGGTGCCCGGCTGCAACTTGATAACGAACGCTTCCAGGCGGCCCTGGCTTCTGACCCGGACGGTGTCCGCGACTTGTTCACCTTCCAGCAATTCGAAGTCGATCCCGTGACGGGTGAAGACACCGATGTCGTGGTGGCTCAAGGGGTGGGCGTCGAAATCGATCAGCTGCTCGAACGCCTCACCGACAGCACCGACGGCATCCTCGAGCGGCAGGTCCAGATCCTGCAGGACCAGATCGAACTCAACAACCGCCGGATCGAGCAGGTCGATCAGACGATCGCCGCTAAGCAGGAACGTTTGCAGCGTGAGTTCAACAACCTGGAATTCACGTTGGCGGGGCTGCAGGACCAGCAGGCCGCGTTGGCTGGCCTCAGCGCCCAGCAGGCCCAGGCTCAGCAGTAA
- a CDS encoding bactofilin family protein, producing the protein MSSSPIATALGAAAQVQGDLRLDQDAVIAGKVTGSVHSSAHIELTPDAIILGDLHAESLRSAGRVGGKVSVQNTTELLVGSVIEGALHTGHLLTAQGVVYKGQLQLHCPAEEPEAEPAAPGFALNRTRSRQQIDLADVEQSQTTQAPFQPVPGAVNAGLRPRRRMPNAS; encoded by the coding sequence ATGTCCAGTTCACCAATTGCTACCGCCCTGGGAGCAGCCGCCCAGGTCCAGGGCGATCTACGCCTCGACCAGGACGCGGTCATCGCCGGGAAAGTCACCGGCAGCGTCCACTCATCGGCTCACATCGAGCTCACCCCAGACGCCATCATCCTCGGCGACCTGCACGCGGAATCACTCCGCAGCGCGGGACGCGTCGGCGGCAAAGTGTCGGTGCAAAACACCACCGAACTGCTGGTCGGCTCCGTCATCGAAGGGGCGCTCCACACCGGCCACCTCCTGACGGCGCAAGGGGTCGTGTACAAAGGGCAACTCCAACTGCACTGCCCCGCCGAGGAGCCCGAAGCCGAACCCGCCGCCCCGGGCTTTGCGCTGAACCGGACCCGCAGCCGTCAACAGATCGATCTGGCGGACGTGGAACAGAGCCAGACCACCCAGGCACCTTTCCAGCCGGTCCCCGGTGCGGTCAACGCGGGGCTTCGTCCGCGTCGCCGGATGCCCAACGCGTCTTAA
- a CDS encoding ComEA family DNA-binding protein — translation MTTNLRSGIPRTPHRHSVGLAIVLLFGMWGGVTGWRLFHLPSAGPHVARGPGFRIDINRADTATLQLLPGVGPSLAENVIEYRETVGPFQDAADLEQVQMIGPVLRQRIEPWVTVEQSPQRRSMNP, via the coding sequence ATGACCACCAACCTGCGTTCCGGGATTCCACGCACGCCGCACCGGCATTCGGTGGGCCTGGCGATCGTGTTGTTGTTCGGCATGTGGGGTGGGGTGACCGGCTGGCGACTATTTCACCTGCCTAGCGCAGGACCTCACGTTGCGCGGGGCCCCGGCTTTCGGATTGATATCAATCGCGCGGATACAGCCACGCTGCAGCTCTTGCCCGGGGTGGGGCCGAGCCTGGCCGAGAACGTGATCGAATACCGCGAGACGGTCGGCCCGTTTCAGGATGCGGCGGATTTGGAGCAAGTCCAGATGATCGGGCCGGTCCTGCGTCAGCGGATCGAGCCTTGGGTCACCGTTGAACAGTCCCCGCAACGCAGATCGATGAACCCGTAG